Proteins encoded in a region of the Haloglomus salinum genome:
- a CDS encoding 50S ribosomal protein L5 has product MSSEAEGGEFHEMRKPRIEKVVVHMGVGEGGRELANAEEILAEVAGQDPVRTTAKGTIAEFGVREGDPIGAKVTLRDDLAREFLETSLPLVELSASQFDEFGNFSYGVEEHTDFPSQEYDPSIGIYGLDVTVNLVRPGYRVRKRDKATSDIPPRHRLDAADAVAFVESEFDAEVNE; this is encoded by the coding sequence ATGAGTAGTGAAGCCGAGGGCGGAGAGTTCCACGAGATGCGCAAGCCGCGCATCGAGAAGGTCGTCGTCCACATGGGTGTCGGCGAGGGCGGGCGCGAGCTCGCCAACGCCGAGGAGATCCTGGCTGAGGTCGCTGGGCAAGATCCCGTCCGGACGACCGCGAAAGGCACCATCGCCGAGTTCGGCGTCCGCGAGGGCGACCCGATCGGCGCGAAGGTGACCCTGCGCGACGACCTGGCCCGCGAGTTCCTCGAGACGTCGCTGCCGCTCGTCGAGCTGTCGGCGAGCCAGTTCGACGAGTTCGGGAACTTCTCCTACGGCGTCGAGGAGCACACCGACTTCCCGAGCCAGGAGTACGACCCGAGCATCGGTATCTACGGGCTGGACGTGACGGTCAACCTCGTCCGGCCGGGCTACCGGGTCCGCAAGCGCGACAAGGCAACGAGCGACATCCCGCCGCGCCACCGCCTCGATGCGGCCGACGCGGTGGCGTTCGTCGAGAGCGAGTTCGACGCGGAGGTCAACGAATGA
- a CDS encoding 50S ribosomal protein L32e, producing the protein MDEEEPEAEDEEDEYTDLTDISGVGNAKAAALEGAGYETVDDVRRASQSDLAEVDGIGNALAARIKADVGGLEVSEETEAEVEGDEEEAAEEDVETELRPRGHADKTPDLTEKEERLLAQRKRVGKPQFYRQDYHKKKRTPTSWRRPRGGLSKQRRGIKGKGDTVEAGFRTPKAVRGKHPSGFEEVRVMNVDDLEGVDGDTEAVRIGSTVGARKRERIEEEAEDRGIRVLNPTYEEVEVES; encoded by the coding sequence ATGGACGAAGAAGAGCCCGAGGCCGAGGACGAGGAGGACGAGTACACCGACCTGACCGACATCAGTGGTGTCGGGAACGCGAAGGCCGCGGCCCTCGAGGGCGCGGGCTACGAGACGGTCGACGACGTGCGTCGTGCCTCCCAGTCCGACCTCGCAGAGGTCGACGGCATCGGGAACGCGCTCGCCGCGCGTATCAAGGCCGACGTCGGCGGTCTCGAGGTCTCCGAGGAGACAGAGGCCGAGGTCGAGGGCGACGAGGAGGAAGCAGCCGAGGAGGACGTGGAGACGGAGCTCCGTCCCCGCGGCCACGCCGACAAGACGCCCGACCTGACCGAGAAGGAAGAGCGGCTGCTGGCCCAGCGCAAGCGCGTGGGCAAGCCGCAGTTCTACCGCCAGGACTACCACAAGAAGAAGCGCACCCCGACCTCGTGGCGCCGACCCCGCGGTGGCCTGTCGAAGCAGCGACGGGGCATCAAGGGCAAGGGTGACACGGTCGAGGCCGGCTTCCGGACGCCGAAGGCGGTGCGGGGCAAGCACCCCTCGGGCTTCGAGGAGGTCCGCGTGATGAACGTGGACGACCTCGAGGGCGTCGACGGGGACACCGAGGCCGTCCGCATCGGCTCCACCGTCGGTGCCCGCAAGCGCGAGCGCATCGAGGAGGAGGCCGAGGACCGCGGGATTCGCGTCCTCAACCCGACCTACGAGGAGGTGGAGGTGGAATCATGA
- a CDS encoding 30S ribosomal protein S14, translated as MSESETEQEHEEPTGENAAKRTGAQEACQRCGREQGLVGKYDIWLCRQCFREIARGMGFEKYN; from the coding sequence ATGAGCGAGAGCGAAACGGAACAAGAGCACGAGGAACCCACGGGCGAGAACGCCGCGAAGCGCACCGGCGCGCAGGAGGCCTGCCAGCGGTGCGGTCGCGAGCAGGGCCTGGTCGGCAAGTACGACATCTGGCTCTGCCGGCAGTGCTTCCGGGAGATCGCCCGCGGTATGGGGTTCGAGAAGTACAACTGA
- a CDS encoding 30S ribosomal protein S4e has protein sequence MTRHQKRLSVPKSWPVERKTATYTVKADAGPHGESGVPLLIVLRDVLDYADSRKETRYALEQDNVLVNGEPASDEERPIGMFDILEFTERDEHYRVFPDEGGRLALTAIDADSAGSRLGKVVGKTQEAGGHTQLTLHDGATLRSGDDQISPNDSVVVSNDDKSIVAHFPYEEGALVTAVRGTHAGEIGRIDQIQVTPGSSKNNVLIEGDDGRFETVEDYVVVIDENFTDDEGEAEPDVTATDEDTSQSATADEDEADAGTDDEPEADDAEEVSDDE, from the coding sequence ATGACGCGCCACCAGAAGCGACTCTCCGTGCCGAAGTCGTGGCCCGTCGAGCGCAAGACCGCCACCTACACCGTCAAGGCCGACGCCGGCCCGCACGGTGAGAGCGGGGTCCCGCTGCTCATCGTCCTGCGTGACGTGCTCGACTACGCGGACTCCCGGAAGGAGACCCGCTACGCGCTCGAGCAGGACAACGTGCTCGTGAACGGTGAGCCGGCCTCCGACGAGGAGCGCCCCATCGGGATGTTCGACATCCTCGAGTTCACCGAGCGCGACGAGCACTATCGGGTCTTCCCCGACGAGGGCGGTCGGCTCGCGCTGACCGCCATCGACGCCGACAGCGCTGGCTCGCGCCTCGGCAAGGTCGTCGGCAAGACCCAGGAGGCTGGCGGCCACACGCAGCTCACCCTGCACGACGGCGCCACGCTCCGGTCCGGCGACGACCAGATCTCGCCCAACGACTCCGTCGTCGTCTCGAACGACGACAAGTCCATCGTGGCCCACTTCCCGTACGAGGAGGGGGCCTTAGTGACGGCCGTCCGCGGCACGCACGCCGGCGAGATCGGCCGCATCGACCAGATCCAGGTCACCCCCGGCTCCTCGAAGAACAACGTCCTCATCGAGGGCGACGACGGCCGCTTCGAGACGGTCGAGGACTACGTCGTCGTCATCGACGAGAACTTCACCGACGACGAGGGTGAGGCCGAGCCCGACGTCACCGCCACCGACGAGGACACGTCGCAGTCGGCGACAGCCGACGAGGACGAGGCGGACGCGGGCACGGACGACGAACCCGAGGCCGACGACGCCGAGGAGGTGAGCGACGATGAGTAG
- a CDS encoding 50S ribosomal protein L6, producing the protein MTTRIAIDVPEDVDASMDRLDLTVEGPNGSVTRKLWYPDIDVAVEDGQVVITSDEEDAKTNATAGTFESHVRNMFHGVTEGWEYTMEVFYSHFPMQVKVEGGEVVISNFLGEKSPRRTPVRGDTEVEVDGEDVTLRGSDIEAVGQTAADIEQLTRVNDKDTRVFQDGVYITSKPSRGDA; encoded by the coding sequence ATGACAACACGCATCGCAATCGACGTACCCGAGGACGTGGACGCCTCGATGGACCGGCTCGACCTCACGGTCGAGGGGCCCAACGGGAGCGTCACGCGCAAGCTCTGGTACCCGGACATCGACGTCGCCGTCGAGGACGGTCAGGTCGTCATCACCTCGGACGAGGAGGACGCCAAGACCAACGCCACGGCCGGCACGTTCGAGTCCCACGTGCGGAACATGTTCCACGGGGTGACCGAGGGATGGGAGTACACGATGGAGGTCTTCTACTCCCACTTCCCGATGCAGGTGAAGGTCGAAGGTGGCGAGGTCGTCATCTCGAACTTCCTCGGCGAGAAGTCCCCCCGGCGGACGCCCGTCCGCGGCGACACGGAGGTCGAGGTGGACGGCGAGGACGTGACGCTCCGCGGCAGCGACATCGAGGCGGTGGGCCAGACGGCCGCCGACATCGAGCAGCTGACCCGCGTGAACGACAAGGACACCCGTGTCTTCCAGGACGGGGTCTACATCACCAGCAAGCCGTCTCGAGGTGACGCCTGA
- a CDS encoding 30S ribosomal protein S8, whose translation MTGNDPLAAALSGIDNAERVGHLTHEVEPASNEIGSVLEVLYDRGYVDGFQYVDDGKAGLFEVELKGAINQCGAVKPRYSAGADEFERWEKRFLPARDYGALVVTTSQGVMSHYEAREAGVGGQVIAYVY comes from the coding sequence ATGACAGGAAACGATCCACTGGCCGCCGCGCTGTCCGGCATCGACAACGCCGAGCGAGTCGGCCACCTGACGCATGAGGTCGAGCCCGCCTCGAACGAGATCGGCTCCGTGCTCGAGGTCCTCTACGACCGCGGGTACGTCGACGGCTTCCAGTACGTCGACGACGGGAAGGCCGGCCTGTTCGAGGTCGAACTGAAGGGAGCCATCAACCAGTGTGGCGCGGTGAAGCCGCGCTACTCGGCAGGCGCCGACGAGTTCGAGCGCTGGGAGAAACGATTCCTCCCGGCCCGTGACTACGGTGCCCTGGTCGTCACCACCTCGCAGGGCGTCATGTCCCACTACGAGGCCCGCGAGGCTGGCGTTGGTGGCCAGGTTATCGCCTACGTATACTGA
- a CDS encoding 50S ribosomal protein L14, translated as MEALNADVTPGLEKGSLIRCADNTGARELKVISVAGQSGTKNRHPKAGLGDKVTVSVTKGTPEMRRQVLPAVIIRQRKPIRRPDGTRVKFEDNAAVVVDDNEDPRGTELKGPIAREVAERFGSIASTATMIV; from the coding sequence ATGGAGGCGCTCAACGCCGACGTCACGCCCGGCCTGGAGAAGGGCTCGCTCATCCGGTGTGCGGACAACACCGGTGCCCGCGAGCTGAAGGTCATCAGCGTGGCCGGCCAGTCCGGCACGAAGAACCGGCACCCGAAGGCCGGACTCGGTGACAAGGTCACCGTCTCCGTCACGAAGGGCACCCCGGAGATGCGACGGCAGGTCCTGCCTGCGGTCATCATCCGGCAGCGCAAGCCCATCCGCCGTCCCGACGGGACGCGCGTGAAGTTCGAGGACAACGCGGCGGTCGTCGTCGACGACAACGAGGACCCCCGCGGGACCGAACTCAAGGGCCCCATCGCACGCGAAGTGGCCGAGCGGTTCGGCTCCATCGCGTCCACCGCGACGATGATAGTATGA
- a CDS encoding 50S ribosomal protein L18 has product MATGPRYKVPMRRRRESRTNYHQRLRLLKSGKPRLVARKSNQHTRAQLVVRGAQGDDTVASATSNDLQDFGWEAPTGNLPAAYLTGLLAGKRALDAGLEEAVLDIGLNTATPGNKAFAVQEGAIDAGLEVPHSDDVFAEWPRTRGEHIAEYAESLDEPLYSGDFDATELPDHFDTVRETIMEDIEQ; this is encoded by the coding sequence ATGGCGACAGGACCACGATACAAGGTGCCGATGCGGCGTCGGCGCGAATCCAGGACGAACTACCACCAGCGGTTGCGCCTGCTGAAATCCGGCAAGCCGCGGCTGGTCGCTCGAAAGAGCAATCAGCACACCAGGGCGCAGCTGGTCGTGCGTGGTGCACAGGGAGACGACACGGTCGCGTCGGCGACCTCGAACGACCTGCAGGACTTCGGCTGGGAGGCGCCCACCGGGAACCTGCCTGCGGCGTACCTGACCGGCCTGCTGGCCGGCAAGCGCGCGCTCGACGCCGGGCTCGAGGAGGCGGTCCTCGACATCGGCCTCAACACGGCGACGCCCGGGAACAAGGCGTTCGCGGTGCAGGAAGGCGCCATCGACGCCGGGCTCGAGGTTCCGCACAGCGACGACGTGTTCGCGGAGTGGCCCCGTACGCGCGGGGAACACATCGCGGAGTACGCCGAGTCGCTCGACGAGCCGCTGTACAGCGGTGACTTCGATGCGACCGAACTGCCGGACCACTTCGATACGGTCCGCGAGACCATCATGGAGGACATCGAACAATGA
- a CDS encoding 30S ribosomal protein S5, with protein MSRGWEPQTRLGRKVAEGEISDMKTALESGLPLKEPEIVDQLLPGLEDEVLDINMVQRMTDSGRRVKFRCVVAVGNRDGYVGYAEGRDDQVGGAIQKAIGIAKLNMIKVERGAGSWEDRSERPHSLARKTEGKAGSVTVELIPAPEGLGLAASETVRNVLELAGVENAWTKSHGNTRTTLNLGKATFRALENAAMARGPRALRAESDVEPGEVSD; from the coding sequence ATGAGCAGAGGCTGGGAACCCCAGACACGACTGGGCCGGAAGGTGGCCGAGGGCGAGATCAGCGATATGAAGACCGCCCTCGAATCCGGGCTCCCGCTGAAGGAGCCCGAGATCGTCGACCAGCTCCTCCCAGGGCTGGAGGACGAGGTGCTGGACATCAACATGGTCCAGCGCATGACCGACTCCGGGCGCCGGGTGAAGTTCCGGTGCGTGGTGGCGGTCGGCAACCGCGACGGCTACGTCGGCTACGCCGAGGGGCGTGACGACCAGGTCGGCGGTGCCATCCAGAAGGCCATCGGAATCGCGAAGCTGAACATGATCAAGGTCGAGCGCGGCGCCGGCTCGTGGGAGGACCGCTCCGAGCGACCCCACTCGCTGGCCCGGAAGACCGAGGGCAAGGCGGGCTCCGTCACGGTGGAGCTCATCCCGGCCCCCGAGGGTCTGGGTCTCGCCGCGAGCGAGACCGTCCGGAACGTGCTCGAGCTGGCCGGCGTGGAGAACGCCTGGACCAAGAGCCACGGCAACACCCGGACCACGCTCAACCTCGGGAAGGCGACCTTCCGCGCGCTGGAGAACGCCGCGATGGCTCGTGGCCCCCGCGCACTGCGTGCCGAATCCGACGTCGAGCCCGGGGAGGTGAGCGACTGA
- a CDS encoding 50S ribosomal protein L30, translating into MRVLVQLRGEVNQGTDVRDTLGMLNLHRVNHATLVPETDTYRGMVNKVNDWVAHGEPSAEMVETLVRRRGEPAEGDADIDDEWVADNTDYSDVASLAEALVNEETKLQDEGLSPTLRLHPPRGGHDGIKHPIKEGGVLGKQSTEEIDALLEAMR; encoded by the coding sequence ATGCGTGTACTCGTCCAGCTCCGCGGTGAGGTCAACCAGGGCACCGACGTGCGCGACACACTCGGCATGCTCAACCTCCACCGCGTCAACCACGCCACGCTGGTCCCGGAGACGGACACCTACCGTGGCATGGTGAACAAGGTGAACGACTGGGTGGCCCACGGCGAGCCCTCGGCCGAGATGGTCGAGACGCTCGTCCGTCGCCGCGGCGAGCCCGCCGAGGGCGACGCCGACATCGACGACGAGTGGGTCGCCGACAACACGGACTACAGCGACGTCGCGTCGCTGGCCGAGGCGCTCGTGAACGAGGAGACGAAGCTCCAGGACGAGGGCCTCTCGCCCACGCTGCGGCTCCACCCGCCACGTGGCGGCCACGACGGAATCAAGCACCCCATCAAGGAGGGCGGGGTCCTCGGCAAGCAGTCGACCGAGGAGATCGACGCCCTGCTGGAGGCGATGCGATGA
- a CDS encoding 50S ribosomal protein L19e has protein sequence MTDLKAQKRLAADVLDVGKNRVKLDPSRQEDIADAITRDDVRELIDEGAIRVEPKSGNSRGRARERAKKRAYGHRKGQGSRKGKAGGRSNEKDEWRSKIRAQRRRLRKYRQNGELDPTDYRQLYRMAGGGEFDSVADVERHVRANYDVGGDD, from the coding sequence ATGACCGACCTGAAGGCACAGAAGCGACTGGCCGCCGACGTTCTCGATGTCGGCAAGAACCGTGTGAAGCTCGACCCGAGCCGGCAGGAGGATATCGCGGACGCCATCACGCGCGACGACGTGCGTGAACTCATCGACGAGGGCGCCATCCGCGTCGAGCCCAAGAGCGGCAACAGCCGTGGCCGGGCCCGCGAGCGCGCGAAGAAGCGCGCGTACGGGCACCGCAAGGGCCAGGGCTCCCGCAAGGGCAAGGCCGGCGGTCGCAGCAACGAGAAAGACGAGTGGCGGAGCAAGATCCGCGCCCAGCGGCGGCGGCTCCGGAAGTACCGGCAGAACGGCGAACTGGACCCCACCGACTACCGCCAGCTGTACCGGATGGCGGGCGGCGGGGAGTTCGACTCGGTCGCGGACGTGGAGCGCCACGTCCGGGCCAACTACGACGTTGGAGGTGACGACTGA
- the cmk gene encoding (d)CMP kinase, with protein MDHNLLITVSGPPGSGASSTSQALAEALGVQRVDGGEVFRELAEERGMSLTQFSAKADEDPEIDQLIDRRLQRVAEVWGASNKGFVLESRLAGWLAGNRADLRIWLNAPEEVRVERTADREEMESEMRVREVQEVGRFERAYGVDVTDTSFYDLSVNTSRWSRESVVAIIMQAVEEYEYTEDEGAFTNEIELPETDGETELGPNS; from the coding sequence ATGGATCACAACCTCCTCATCACGGTGTCGGGGCCGCCGGGAAGCGGCGCGTCGAGCACGTCACAGGCGCTGGCGGAGGCGCTCGGAGTCCAGCGGGTCGACGGCGGCGAGGTGTTCCGCGAGCTCGCGGAGGAGCGGGGGATGAGCCTCACGCAGTTCTCCGCGAAGGCCGACGAGGACCCCGAGATCGACCAGCTCATCGACCGACGCCTCCAGCGCGTCGCCGAGGTGTGGGGTGCCTCCAACAAGGGGTTCGTCCTGGAGTCCCGGCTGGCGGGCTGGCTGGCCGGCAACCGCGCGGACCTCCGCATCTGGCTCAACGCCCCCGAAGAGGTCCGCGTCGAGCGGACCGCCGACCGCGAGGAGATGGAATCCGAGATGCGGGTCCGCGAGGTCCAGGAGGTCGGTCGCTTCGAGCGGGCCTACGGCGTCGATGTCACGGACACCTCCTTCTACGACCTGTCGGTCAACACGTCGCGCTGGTCGCGTGAGTCCGTCGTGGCCATCATCATGCAGGCCGTCGAGGAGTACGAGTACACCGAGGACGAGGGGGCGTTCACGAACGAAATCGAACTGCCCGAGACAGACGGCGAGACGGAGCTGGGTCCGAACTCGTAA
- a CDS encoding uL15m family ribosomal protein: MTSKKRRQRGSRTHGGGSHKKRRGAGHRGGRGRAGRDKHEQYLYPPLGKSGFKRPQKVQEDIETINVRELDEDAVVLAAEGVAEETGDGYEVDVRDVVEDGHEADAVKVLAGGQVHESLTVHADAFSDDAREAIEAAGGEAVLTERGEERAAENEAEDAEGDTTDEANED; encoded by the coding sequence ATGACATCCAAAAAACGACGACAGCGCGGCTCCCGCACCCACGGCGGTGGCTCGCACAAGAAGCGACGGGGCGCCGGCCACCGCGGTGGTCGCGGTCGCGCCGGCCGTGACAAGCACGAGCAGTACCTCTACCCGCCGCTCGGCAAGTCCGGCTTCAAGCGCCCCCAGAAGGTACAGGAGGACATCGAGACCATCAACGTCCGGGAACTCGACGAGGACGCGGTCGTTCTCGCCGCGGAGGGCGTCGCCGAGGAGACCGGCGACGGCTACGAGGTCGACGTTCGCGACGTCGTCGAGGACGGCCACGAGGCAGACGCCGTGAAGGTGCTCGCCGGCGGGCAGGTCCACGAGTCGCTGACCGTCCACGCCGACGCGTTCTCGGACGACGCCCGCGAGGCCATCGAGGCCGCCGGCGGCGAGGCGGTCCTCACCGAGCGCGGTGAGGAGCGCGCCGCCGAGAACGAGGCCGAGGATGCCGAAGGAGATACAACGGACGAGGCCAACGAGGATTAA
- the secY gene encoding preprotein translocase subunit SecY, translating to MSWKETAEPVLTRMPGVERPEGHVPFRRKLGWTAGILVLYFFLTNVFVYGLASGGGNDAFGQFRTILAGGQGTVLQLGIGPIVTASIVLQLLGGADLLGLNTQENPRDQILYQGLQKLLVVVMIILTGLPMVFAGGFLPASDTVARQLGIGLAGVKWLMFAQIFVGGLLILFMDEVISKWGVGSGIGLFIIAGISQRLIGGFFGVPGITRNPGFFYNWYTILTGQQQLGAVLSTQGLLNLLIEPGQLLFLFTTVAIFAVVVYAESVRVEIPLSHARVKGARGRFPVKLIYASVLPMILVRALQANIQFLGRILNSQLGAGMPGWLGVYQSSGAGTAEPVGGLFYYLAPIYSYQDWMWFLGTTSNPPSMILARVFVDLFIMVVGGAIFAIFWVETADMGPEATAQQIQNSGMQIPGFRQSPGVIEKVLERYIPQVTVIGGALVGLLAVMANMLGTIGAVSGTGLLLTVSITYKLYEEIAEEQLMEMHPMMRQVFGD from the coding sequence ATGAGTTGGAAGGAGACCGCCGAACCAGTACTCACGCGGATGCCCGGCGTCGAGCGTCCGGAGGGCCACGTGCCCTTCCGCCGGAAGCTCGGCTGGACCGCCGGCATCCTCGTGCTGTACTTCTTCCTCACGAACGTGTTCGTCTACGGACTCGCGAGTGGGGGCGGCAACGACGCCTTCGGGCAGTTCCGGACCATCCTCGCGGGTGGGCAGGGAACCGTGCTGCAACTGGGAATCGGGCCCATCGTCACGGCGTCCATCGTGCTGCAGCTGCTCGGCGGTGCCGACCTGCTCGGGCTGAACACGCAGGAGAACCCCCGTGACCAGATCCTGTATCAGGGCCTCCAGAAGCTGCTGGTGGTCGTGATGATCATCCTGACGGGACTCCCGATGGTGTTTGCGGGCGGGTTCCTGCCCGCGAGCGACACCGTCGCACGCCAGCTCGGTATCGGTCTCGCCGGCGTCAAGTGGTTGATGTTCGCCCAGATCTTCGTCGGCGGTCTCCTCATCCTGTTCATGGACGAGGTAATCAGCAAGTGGGGCGTCGGCTCCGGTATCGGCCTGTTCATCATCGCCGGTATCAGCCAGCGGCTCATCGGCGGCTTCTTCGGCGTGCCCGGCATCACGCGGAACCCCGGGTTCTTCTACAACTGGTACACCATCCTGACCGGGCAACAGCAGCTCGGAGCCGTCCTGTCGACGCAGGGGCTTCTGAACCTGCTCATCGAGCCCGGACAGCTCCTGTTCCTGTTCACGACGGTCGCCATCTTCGCGGTCGTCGTCTACGCCGAGTCCGTGCGTGTCGAGATTCCACTCTCGCACGCCCGGGTCAAGGGCGCGCGTGGCCGCTTCCCCGTGAAGCTCATCTACGCCAGCGTCCTGCCGATGATCCTCGTCCGTGCGCTCCAGGCCAACATCCAGTTCCTGGGCCGCATCCTCAACAGCCAGCTGGGCGCCGGTATGCCCGGCTGGCTGGGCGTCTACCAGTCCAGCGGCGCCGGCACCGCCGAACCCGTCGGTGGACTGTTCTACTACCTGGCACCCATCTACAGCTACCAGGACTGGATGTGGTTCCTCGGGACGACCTCGAACCCGCCCAGCATGATTCTGGCCCGGGTGTTCGTCGACCTGTTCATCATGGTCGTCGGTGGCGCCATCTTCGCCATCTTCTGGGTCGAGACCGCGGACATGGGGCCGGAGGCGACGGCCCAGCAGATCCAGAACTCCGGGATGCAGATTCCGGGCTTCCGCCAGTCGCCCGGCGTCATCGAGAAGGTGCTCGAACGCTACATCCCGCAGGTGACCGTCATCGGCGGCGCCCTGGTCGGGCTGCTGGCTGTCATGGCCAACATGCTCGGGACCATCGGCGCCGTCTCCGGGACGGGCCTGCTGCTGACCGTCTCCATCACGTACAAGCTCTACGAGGAGATCGCCGAAGAGCAGCTGATGGAGATGCACCCGATGATGCGGCAGGTCTTCGGAGACTGA
- the rplX gene encoding 50S ribosomal protein L24, whose translation MSKQPSKQRTRQRRAPLHEKQKQVRAHLSEDLREEYGQRSVRVNAGDTVEVQRGDFAGETGEVVDVDLRSATINVEDVTVEKADGEEVPRDLDASNLVVTSLDLEDDLREERLEQTENEGGDDE comes from the coding sequence ATGAGCAAGCAGCCATCCAAACAGCGGACACGACAGCGACGTGCGCCGCTCCACGAGAAGCAGAAGCAGGTCCGTGCCCACCTCTCGGAGGACCTCCGAGAGGAGTACGGCCAGCGGTCCGTCCGCGTCAACGCGGGCGATACCGTGGAGGTCCAGCGTGGCGACTTCGCCGGAGAGACCGGCGAGGTCGTCGACGTCGATCTCCGGTCGGCGACCATCAACGTCGAGGACGTGACCGTCGAGAAGGCAGACGGGGAGGAGGTTCCCCGTGACCTCGACGCGTCGAACCTCGTCGTGACGAGTCTCGACCTCGAGGACGACCTGCGCGAGGAGCGGCTGGAACAGACCGAGAACGAGGGAGGTGACGACGAATGA
- a CDS encoding ABC transporter substrate-binding protein translates to MSQQTDQPSTTGAADAAGGDAGDAVASERGPDRRSFLKYAGAGGAAALAAGCKEREFGDRNVETFTPASSTGTGTAPPQPLSGESIRLGCLAPQPESFPVGQSMWNAMRMAVADLNENGVPGIGGRGILGARVKPYVGNTEASPGTAREEFRRLVQKNGCKTTFGTFLTQCTLQCMPSMKATDTTHITTAAAGPKPARVVHDRYDEFKWHFRVGPLNSFDLARAELEFLTLYASELDWDTVSVLIENIAPFDPFAKVLDENIRGIVDEVPVFKRSSSGTTNWTPLYDEVQGVDSDLALIAQALTGTAAVKQWANQNRPFEMGGISLPAQIYEFWEEVSGACQYVFTMNAVTPQTTNTPRTQDFMKRYREKFDTYPVYSGPITYDGVRVYAKAMADYVLDNGLERLPTNAEMVEALENVTFEHGTILPEFQFTPKSADYAHDPAWTSMKQTGVPVWQQWQVDKAVSEDYGVMHSFAPEQNKTSPYSFPHWIDYPSDHPANTEGPPGRNNGAGDL, encoded by the coding sequence ATGAGCCAGCAGACAGACCAGCCGTCCACGACCGGAGCGGCGGACGCGGCGGGCGGGGATGCTGGGGATGCGGTGGCGTCCGAGCGCGGGCCCGACCGCCGGTCGTTTCTGAAGTACGCCGGAGCCGGCGGGGCCGCTGCACTGGCGGCGGGGTGCAAGGAACGCGAGTTCGGGGACCGGAACGTCGAGACGTTCACTCCGGCCAGCAGCACCGGCACCGGAACGGCGCCTCCTCAGCCGCTCTCGGGCGAGTCGATCCGCCTCGGCTGCCTGGCCCCACAGCCGGAGAGCTTCCCGGTGGGCCAGTCGATGTGGAACGCGATGCGGATGGCCGTCGCGGACCTCAACGAGAACGGCGTCCCCGGCATCGGTGGCCGCGGCATCCTCGGCGCGCGGGTGAAACCGTACGTGGGCAACACGGAAGCCTCCCCGGGGACCGCCCGCGAGGAGTTCCGGCGACTCGTCCAGAAGAACGGGTGCAAGACCACGTTCGGGACCTTCCTGACGCAGTGTACGCTGCAGTGTATGCCCTCGATGAAGGCGACCGACACCACCCACATCACCACAGCGGCCGCCGGACCCAAGCCCGCCAGGGTCGTCCACGACCGCTACGACGAGTTCAAGTGGCACTTCCGGGTCGGCCCGCTGAACTCCTTCGACCTGGCCCGGGCGGAACTGGAGTTCCTCACCCTCTATGCCAGCGAACTCGACTGGGACACCGTCTCGGTCCTCATCGAGAACATCGCCCCGTTCGACCCCTTCGCGAAGGTGCTGGACGAGAACATCCGTGGCATCGTCGACGAGGTGCCCGTCTTCAAGCGGTCGTCGTCGGGGACGACCAACTGGACGCCGCTGTACGACGAGGTGCAGGGTGTCGACTCCGACCTCGCTCTCATCGCGCAGGCGCTGACGGGCACGGCCGCTGTCAAGCAATGGGCCAACCAGAACCGCCCGTTTGAGATGGGCGGCATCAGTCTCCCCGCACAGATCTACGAGTTCTGGGAGGAGGTCTCCGGTGCCTGTCAGTACGTGTTCACGATGAACGCGGTCACGCCACAGACCACCAACACCCCCCGGACCCAGGACTTCATGAAGCGGTATCGCGAGAAGTTCGACACCTACCCCGTCTACTCCGGCCCCATCACCTACGACGGCGTAAGGGTGTACGCGAAGGCGATGGCGGACTACGTCCTCGACAACGGCCTCGAGCGCCTCCCGACGAACGCGGAGATGGTCGAGGCGCTGGAGAACGTGACGTTCGAACACGGGACCATCCTCCCCGAGTTCCAGTTCACCCCGAAGAGCGCCGACTACGCCCACGACCCCGCATGGACCTCCATGAAACAGACCGGGGTCCCGGTCTGGCAGCAGTGGCAGGTCGACAAGGCGGTCAGCGAGGACTACGGCGTGATGCACTCGTTCGCGCCGGAGCAGAACAAGACCTCGCCGTACTCGTTCCCCCACTGGATCGACTACCCCAGCGACCACCCCGCCAACACCGAGGGGCCGCCCGGCCGGAACAACGGCGCTGGCGACCTGTAA